The following proteins are co-located in the Urocitellus parryii isolate mUroPar1 chromosome 15, mUroPar1.hap1, whole genome shotgun sequence genome:
- the Zim3 gene encoding zinc finger imprinted 3 has product MQEGNLPPGGLTFEDIAVNFTRDEWQQLSPEQRRLYQEVTLENYRNLVSLGGEETVKPDVILRLERGQGPWSAEEAGAQSSGTGKACDVRGQVRRPRTMPRALRREAVPSDRAALTRGRLRGSRHQERVLPSAEEAPRRRRLPERGPARRGRPRKRSVDREDGARNGSPEGHRAGKLSGHPPFQAVEKPFGCDACGESACGQCLRPRRPAPTAGERRYPCAECGKTYKQKPNLVQHQATHAQQKPYSCRVCGKAFAWQSARINHEKIHSAERAYGCGACGKAFKLKSALAQHLRVHAGQRPHRCADCAKAFVFRSDLLRHRRTHTGEKPYRCTVCGRAFAQKSNVVDHERIHAGERAFACEDCGRTFKQRKNLLQHRGVHTGRKAHACDRCGRAFLQKSNLRTHRLTHFGEKAHRCAECGKAFSRKLGLLLHRKTHTGQKPHVCPRCGRAFADRSYLVRHQRRVHPGEDPASDQGSLGCAPSPRGPAV; this is encoded by the exons ATGCAGGAGGGGAATCTGCCACCAGGAGGGCTGACCTTCGAGGACATCGCTGTGAACTTCACCCGGGACGAGTGGCAGCAGCTGAGCCCTGAACAGAGACGTCTGTACCAGGAGGTGACGCTGGAGAACTACCGCAACCTGGTCTCCCTGG GAGGAGAGGAGACCGTTAAGCCCGACGTGATCCTGAGGCTTGAGAGAGGCCAGGGGCCGTGGTCAGCGGAGGAGGCCGGGGCGCAGAGCAGCGGCACGG GAAAAGCCTGCGATGTCCGAGGGCAGGTTCGGCGGCCACGGACCATGCCCAGGGCTCTCCGGAGAGAAGCGGTGCCCAGCGACAGGGCAGCGCTGACCCGGGGCCGGCTGCGAGGCTCGCGGCACCAGGAGAGGGTGCTGCCCAGCGCCGAGGAGGCTCCCCGGAGACGCAGGCTCCCCGAGCGCGGCCCTGCGCGGCGCGGACGGCCTCGGAAACGCAGTGTGGACCGGGAAGACGGCGCTCGGAATGGCTCCCCTGAAGGCCATAGGGCTGGGAAGTTAAGTGGCCACCCACCGTTCCAGGCTGTGGAGAAGCCCTTCGGCTGCGACGCCTGTGGAGAGTCGGCCTGCGGCCAGTGTCTGCGCCCGCGCCGGCCCGCGCCGACCGCCGGGGAGAGGCGCTACCCGTGCGCCGAGTGCGGCAAGACCTACAAGCAGAAGCCCAACCTGGTCCAGCACCAGGCGACGCACGCCCAGCAGAAGCCCTACAGCTGCAGGGTCTGCGGCAAGGCCTTCGCCTGGCAGTCGGCGCGCATCAACCACGAGAAGATCCACAGCGCCGAGAGGGCCTACGGGTGCGGCGCGTGCGGCAAGGCCTTCAAGCTCAAGTCGGCCCTGGCGCAGCACCTGCGGGTGCACGCGGGCCAGAGGCCGCACCGCTGCGCCGACTGCGCCAAGGCCTTCGTGTTCAGGTCGGACCTGCTGCGACACCGCAGGACGCACACCGGGGAGAAGCCCTACCGGTGCACCGTGTGCGGGCGGGCCTTCGCCCAGAAGTCCAACGTCGTGGACCACGAGCGCATCCACGCGGGCGAGCGCGCCTTCGCGTGCGAGGACTGCGGCCGCACCTTCAAGCAGAGGAAGAACCTGCTGCAGCACCGCGGCGTGCACACCGGGCGGAAGGCCCACGCGTGCGACCGCTGCGGGAGGGCCTTCCTGCAGAAGTCCAACCTGCGCACCCACCGGCTGACGCACTTCGGGGAGAAGGCGCACCGCTGCGCCGAGTGCGGCAAGGCCTTCAGCCGCAAGCTGGGCCTCCTCCTGCACCGGAAGACGCACACCGGGCAGAAGCCGCACGTGTGCCCCCGGTGCGGGAGGGCCTTCGCCGACAGGTCCTACCTCGTGAGGCACCAGAGGAGGGTGCACCCCGGAGAGGATCCAGCCAGTGACCAGGGCAGCCTGGGCTGTGCCCCGAGCCCCAGGGGGCCTGCAGTTTGA